From Staphylococcus delphini, one genomic window encodes:
- a CDS encoding MDR family MFS transporter — MGNKSYSKIIMTVFLIGAFFMILNETLLNIALQELMHYFDISRTTVQWMASGFMMIMGIVSPLSALIIQWFTTRRLFLGLLVIFTVGSFVAGFAVNFPMLLTGRMIQAVGTGLMIPLIMNAMLLLFDESVRGRVMGTFGLIIMFAPALGPTLSGVIVDYLGWRWLFFSVIPFMLFTFVFAFIFLKNVGEVTRPKIDVLSIILSTVGITGLIFSVSKVSSVDGGLLNWEIAVPLVIGLISIIAFIRRQFILEEPILDFRVLHYHNFRKGMIIFVIVMMSMFASEIVMPMYLQGPMGFSAKVAGLILLPGALLNGLLSPFMGGLFDKFGPRKMVIPGLFSLLAVAIFYTTIHPGIPVYVFVIAYIVLMVGIASIMMPASTNGLNALPQDKYPHGTAIFNVLQPIAGATGIAVFVGIVSGVQNNEISKHEHVTQDIINKAMTMGMHSAYIFAIVLIVIGIFFAFRLTNASKEKKLQEAASQTSEQ; from the coding sequence ATGGGGAACAAAAGTTATTCAAAAATTATTATGACGGTATTTCTCATTGGTGCTTTTTTCATGATTTTAAATGAAACACTATTGAATATTGCATTACAAGAGCTAATGCATTACTTTGATATTTCGAGAACGACCGTGCAGTGGATGGCTAGTGGTTTTATGATGATCATGGGAATTGTTTCACCACTATCTGCGTTAATTATCCAATGGTTTACGACAAGACGATTATTTTTAGGGCTACTCGTCATCTTTACAGTAGGTTCATTCGTGGCAGGTTTTGCTGTGAATTTTCCGATGTTATTAACAGGACGAATGATTCAAGCAGTGGGGACTGGCTTGATGATTCCCCTTATTATGAATGCGATGCTCCTTTTATTTGATGAGTCAGTGAGAGGGCGTGTCATGGGGACATTTGGACTGATCATCATGTTTGCACCTGCACTAGGGCCGACTTTATCAGGTGTTATTGTTGACTATTTAGGATGGCGTTGGTTGTTTTTTAGCGTTATTCCGTTTATGTTATTTACATTTGTATTTGCATTTATTTTCTTAAAAAATGTGGGAGAAGTCACACGACCTAAAATCGATGTACTGTCAATTATTCTATCAACGGTCGGTATTACAGGATTAATCTTCAGTGTGTCTAAAGTGAGTTCGGTAGATGGCGGCTTATTAAATTGGGAAATCGCCGTACCACTTGTTATTGGACTTATCAGTATTATTGCTTTTATCCGTCGACAGTTTATTTTAGAGGAACCTATTTTAGATTTTCGCGTATTGCATTATCACAATTTCCGTAAAGGGATGATCATTTTTGTGATTGTGATGATGAGTATGTTTGCATCTGAAATTGTGATGCCGATGTATTTACAAGGACCTATGGGATTCTCAGCTAAAGTTGCAGGTCTTATTTTACTACCGGGTGCTTTGTTAAATGGTTTACTCTCACCATTTATGGGAGGATTGTTTGACAAATTTGGACCGCGTAAAATGGTTATTCCTGGTTTGTTTTCACTTTTGGCAGTCGCGATATTCTACACAACCATTCATCCAGGTATTCCAGTTTATGTCTTTGTGATTGCTTATATTGTACTCATGGTCGGCATTGCTTCTATTATGATGCCAGCAAGTACAAATGGTTTAAATGCTTTACCACAAGATAAGTATCCACACGGCACAGCGATTTTTAATGTCCTACAACCGATTGCAGGGGCAACAGGTATTGCGGTGTTTGTAGGTATTGTTTCTGGTGTACAAAATAACGAAATCTCAAAACATGAACATGTGACACAAGATATTATCAACAAAGCGATGACGATGGGGATGCACAGCGCTTATATTTTCGCAATTGTATTGATTGTAATTGGTATTTTCTTCGCGTTTAGATTAACAAACGCTTCTAAAGAAAAGAAATTACAAGAAGCGGCTTCACAAACATCAGAACAATGA